The Astyanax mexicanus isolate ESR-SI-001 chromosome 14, AstMex3_surface, whole genome shotgun sequence genome window below encodes:
- the qrsl1 gene encoding glutamyl-tRNA(Gln) amidotransferase subunit A, mitochondrial, whose translation MLGTTIREVSLALREGRLSATELCKKCLKRIKKTHYLNSFITVTEELAMKQAQEAEHRLLRGKPHGPLDGVPFSVKDNFCTENIETTCASHMLKGYCPPFNATVVQKLLDQGAVLVGKTNLDEFAMGSGSTDSVFGPARNPWSYTSSYREQSPEQDPDSDWVITGGSSGGSAAAVASLSSFMALGSDTGGSTRNPGSLCGVVALKPTYGLLSRHGLIPLVNSMDVPGIITRSVQDAATVLGVLQGRDEKDSTTVQFPNLATSLPEDFDIRDICVGIPKEYHAPGLSAETLTQWGRVASMFERAGAKVREVSLPHTQHSIVCYHVLCCAEVASNMARFDGLEYGHRSAVESSTEALYATTRHEGFNHVVRTRILSGNYFLLKQNYDRYFVKAQQIRRLIAEDFRRVFQSGVDVLLTPTTLSDAARYSDFIQEDNRTRSAQEDIFTQPVNMAGLPAVSVPTALSSRGLPLGLQLIGQSFQDMKMLTVAYWMEQQLGFPIIRFHDAAERNTDERDQGEECKLRS comes from the exons ATGCTGGGCACCACCATAAGAGAG GTTTCGCTGGCCTTGAGAGAAGGGAGGTTGTCGGCCACAGAGCTGTGTAAAAAATGCCTGAAGCGCATCAAGAAGACACACTACCTCAACTCTTTCATCACAGTCACAGAGGAGCTGGCCATGAAACAGGCACAAGAGGCCGAGCACAGGCTGCTGCGAG GTAAGCCTCATGGCCCACTGGATGGTGTTCCCTTCTCTGTTAAAGACAATTTTTGCACGGAAAACATCGAGACCACCTGTGCCTCCCATATGCTTAAAG GTTATTGTCCTCCATTCAACGCCACAGTCGTGCAGAAGTTATTGGATCAGGGTGCTGTGCTCGTAGGGAAGACCAATTTAGATGAGTTTGCCATGGG GTCGGGCAGTACAGATAGTGTGTTCGGTCCAGCCCGGAACCCCTGGAGTTACACTAGCTCGTACCGTGAGCAGAGCCCGGAGCAGGATCCTGACTCTGATTGGGTGATCACCGGCGGGAGTTCTGGAGGAAGTGCGGCTGCTGTGGCATCTCTCAGCAGCTTCAT GGCATTGGGGTCCGACACAGGAGGCTCCACCCGTAACCCTGGCTCGCTGTGTGGGGTGGTGGCCCTGAAGCCCACCTATGGCCTGCTCTCCCGCCACGGCCTCATCCCTCTGGTCAACTCCATGGACGTCCCGGGTATTATCACCAGGAGTGTACAAGATGCAGCCACTGTGCTGG GTGTCCTCCAGGGTCGTGATGAAAAAGACTCAACTACAGTTCAGTTTCCCAACTTAGCCACCAGCCTTCCTGAGGATTTTGACATCAGAGATATTTGTGTCGGCATTCCAAAG GAATACCACGCCCCGGGTCTGTCAGCCGAGACTCTGACGCAGTGGGGGCGCGTGGCGTCCATGTTTGAGCGTGCCGGGGCAAAAGTCAGAGAGGTATCGCTTCCACATACCCAGCACTCCATCGTCTGCTACCACGTGCTCTGCTGCGCCGAGGTGGCGTCCAATATGGCTCGCTTCGATGGCCTTGAGTACG GTCACCGGAGTGCAGTGGAGAGTTCGACTGAAGCGCTGTACGCCACCACACGCCATGAGGGCTTCAACCACGTGGTCCGCACACGAATCCTCTCAGGAAACTACTTCCTGTTAAAACA AAACTACGACCGTTACTTTGTAAAGGCCCAGCAGATCAGGCGTCTGATTGCAGAAGATTTTCGCCGCGTTTTCCAGTCAGGCGTTGATGTGCTTCTCACGCCCACGACGCTGAGCGACGCAGCGCGCTATTCCGACTTCATCCAGGAAGACAATCGCACACGCAGCGCCCAGGAAGACATCTTCACTCAGCCAGTCAACATGGCAG GTCTTCCTGCTGTTTCTGTACCAACAGCCCTCTCAAGTAGAGGCCTTCCCCTCGGGCTGCAGCTGATTGGACAGTCCTTCCAGGACATGAAGATGCTGACGGTGGCCTATTGGATGGAGCAGCAGCTCGGCTTCCCCATCATCCGTTTCCATGATGCGGCGGAGCGGAACACGGATGAACGGGACCAGGGGGAAGAATGCAAATTGAGGTCTTGA